Part of the Musa acuminata AAA Group cultivar baxijiao chromosome BXJ2-7, Cavendish_Baxijiao_AAA, whole genome shotgun sequence genome is shown below.
TATAGTATGGACATGAAAGCATCCTCATAGTCAAACCTAATGAGAGGCTTTATGCATCACTCCAAGGACTCATTACTCTTATTCACAAATCAGCTAGATCTACTCATAAGTAACTTCTTTACTGATTCTGAAAGATCAATTGCTCTTTGGAGTGGCTATTTGGGGATTTTTTTGGGTGCTTGCAGGTAATATTTGCCAGTTGAGTTTACATCTTGTTGTTGCTCTCCCCTGACTTAGGTCAAGGCAGAGATCCAAGGGGACCAGGTACAATGAAAAGTGGGGCACCTGCAAAGGTGCTGCCGATCGAAATACCAGCCATACCATTGGCTGAGCTGAATCGACTGACCAGTAATTTTGGTCAGAAGGCTTTGGTCGGAGAAGGATCTTATGGACAAGTCTACCAAGCAACTCTGAGTACAGGAGAACCTGTTGCGATAAAGAAGCTGGATCCTAGTGCCTCAAATGATCCTGATTCTGATTTTGCTGCTCAGGTATGTACTTGAATTAGATAAGCACATATTGTTTGTCTATCCTTAATTGTACAATGATCTGATCCTTTCTTCTTAACAATGCTGCTGCTGCAGTTATCGATGGTCTCCAGACTCAAGAATGATTTTTTTCTTGAGTTGTTGGGATACTGTTTGGAAGCAAATAACAGGATATTGGTGTATCAGTTTGCTGCAAAAGGATCTTTACATGACACTTTGCATGGTATACCATGACGATATGTATCCTGTGATCTTTTTCTTGCATATAGTTACTCTTTGGCTAATGTGAGGCTGCATTGTTCCTGAACAGGGAGGAAAGGTGTGCAAGGTGCTGAACCTGGTCCACTCCTTAACTGGAGCCAAAGAGTGAAGATTGCTTATGGTGCAGCAAGAGGCCTCGAGTATCTTCATGAGAAAGTGCAGCCTCCGATTGTTCATCGGGATGTCAGATCCAGCAATGTTCTTCTCTTTGATGATTATGCTTCCAAGATTGCGGATTTTAATCTCACAAACCAGTCTCCTGATACGGCGGCTCGTCTGCATTCTACTCGAGTGTTGGGGACTTTTGGCTATCATGCTCCTGAGTAAGTTCTGCACTCCTATCTCTACTTTAGTTAATGGAAAGAACCATTCATAAATGATGCAAACAGGTGCAAGATAATTAGCAGAAATGTCATTAGTCTTAAAAATGATGATGTGTTGACCACATGATACAACTGAGTAGttttttgagatatatatatatatatatgcttttaaATTGAGTTTGGAATGTGTAGGGCATCTcatccaaggttcgcaataccgtaccgtatcggtgtttcgacctgggctcggtactggtacgatacggtataccgagcggtacacctaggtgTGTTGAGTATTGTAGCTCTGTTACAGTGTTATAGTGcactcggaccgatacgtaccgcccataccgggcggtacaattcggtattgcagaccatgatctcatctataggatctataTGTCTTTTTTTCTTGTGAACATATAAAATAGAAGATCCTTTGTTTGTACTCTCTTATTTCTTTTTAGGCAAAAGTACTAACGTAACCCTCTAAAATCAGTGATTTTCTTATTCCTCTCTAAACATCAAGGGCACttctgatattttatatttttgtgtaCTTGTTGAAATTAAATAAACTAATGTTGATCATGATAAAAAGTGCTTACTTGATTTGGAATTGCTGAATAGATAGATGTTCATGACAATAGCATATGTGAAGGATCTCGACATTTAGAGAGATATATATGCTGCATCAGAATTTGTAATGAGAAATATGCTATCTTCAAACTTTATAAGGTTATTATATATTTGCTTCGTTATGTTGCCTCAGAAGCATGGCATAATAACTCAATTCTTAATAATTTTCTGACTTGCAGGTATGCCATGACCGGCCAGCTGACACAGAAGAGTGATGTTTATAGTTTTGGCGTCATCCTTCTGGAGCTGCTAACGGGGAGAAAACCTGTAGACCACACCATGCCAAAGGGACAACAGAGTCTTGTCACTTGGGTAAGTTTTACCAGATGCTATTTACAAGTAACGCTGACGCTACTACTGCATGTTCCTGAATCTGCTGCATCACACACCTGCAGGCGACTCCAAGGTTGAGCGAAGACAAGGTTAAGCAGTGCGTGGACCCGAAGCTGGAGAACGATTTCCCCCCCAAAGCCGTCGCCAAGGTTTGGCTTCTACATCTCTTTGATTAGCTTCCATTGTGATTTTTCATCGTCAGCAACCGATAAAAACTTGGATCGAGTGATGGTTGTCTCGATCTCTGAAACTATAAGGAAATGATGCCAATCTATACTAAAATCCAACATCCCCTTTCACAAGCAAGTTTGATTAGGCTTCagcataaatataatttaaaatctgAAAGCTTAGCTTAAcgtgatttataattttatatttttaatccaTTCCTGGGACGGGGGGAAGTCAAAAAGGATGTGCAGAAAGTATCCGAAAGGTTGTACGCATTTGCATGACTTGGTATTCTCTCTGGTGTTCAGCTGGCCGCAGTAGCAGCGTTGTGCGTGCAGTACGAGGCAGACTTCCGTCCGAACATGACGATCGTGGTGAAGGCACTTCAGCCTCTTCTCAACACAAAACCAGGGCAGGACAACCATCAGTGACCCACCCCTCACGTCGATCGTGGCATAGTTCGTTCATCTCTCCACCTTCATGAGATTTTATTGTATATCTACTGATCCTGCGGATTTTTTTGTGAATGCGCGCACTCGTCATGTGTCAGAGACTCGGTCTTATTATCTTAGACATGATATTGTTGAGATAATCTAGAAAATTTCTTTCTCGAGCGGAGTATTATGATTATATCTTCGATTCTGATGACCCGAAATGGCAAAGCCAGGGTCCATAATTTTGGCATATTAGGTTGGCTGGCTCTACTCTCGGGTCACAGGATGAACAAGGCAGAAGAAAGAGTGGCGACATGGAGGCGGCCTCGACGAGGCAGTGAACGCCAGTTTTCTTTTTTACCATCTGGATGGGTGGATGTGAGG
Proteins encoded:
- the LOC135617036 gene encoding probable protein kinase At2g41970 isoform X2, whose amino-acid sequence is MKSGAPAKVLPIEIPAIPLAELNRLTSNFGQKALVGEGSYGQVYQATLSTGEPVAIKKLDPSASNDPDSDFAAQLSMVSRLKNDFFLELLGYCLEANNRILVYQFAAKGSLHDTLHGRKGVQGAEPGPLLNWSQRVKIAYGAARGLEYLHEKVQPPIVHRDVRSSNVLLFDDYASKIADFNLTNQSPDTAARLHSTRVLGTFGYHAPEYAMTGQLTQKSDVYSFGVILLELLTGRKPVDHTMPKGQQSLVTWATPRLSEDKVKQCVDPKLENDFPPKAVAKLAAVAALCVQYEADFRPNMTIVVKALQPLLNTKPGQDNHQ
- the LOC135617036 gene encoding probable protein kinase At2g41970 isoform X1, coding for MLCCGGVEEEFFGPPASQHAAPPNRAAPGQGRDPRGPGTMKSGAPAKVLPIEIPAIPLAELNRLTSNFGQKALVGEGSYGQVYQATLSTGEPVAIKKLDPSASNDPDSDFAAQLSMVSRLKNDFFLELLGYCLEANNRILVYQFAAKGSLHDTLHGRKGVQGAEPGPLLNWSQRVKIAYGAARGLEYLHEKVQPPIVHRDVRSSNVLLFDDYASKIADFNLTNQSPDTAARLHSTRVLGTFGYHAPEYAMTGQLTQKSDVYSFGVILLELLTGRKPVDHTMPKGQQSLVTWATPRLSEDKVKQCVDPKLENDFPPKAVAKLAAVAALCVQYEADFRPNMTIVVKALQPLLNTKPGQDNHQ